Part of the Deltaproteobacteria bacterium genome is shown below.
GTGCTGGCGGCGGCGTCGACCGTCATGCTCCACTGCGGCTCGACGCAATCGCCGACGAAGAACAGGTTCTTCACTGACTGTGAGCGGTAGGGGATCTTCTTGTACCACGTGTGCTGGTAGTGCCAGAGCGGGTAGTGCGAGGCGTAGTGCTTGGCTACCACCGCTTTCTTGTAGCCGGGGAAGACCTCGTCGATGATGTCGTCGATCTCGCTCTTGAGCGTCTGCCGCACGCGTTCGCGCTCGCGCGGGTCGAGCGGCAGGACGCGGCTGGCGAAAATCAACTGCTTGCCCTCCGGCGCATTCCACGGGAACGCGTTGGAGAGGCTCCAGATCATCAGCAGGTTGCTGCCGGTCTTGGGGTCGACGACCGACACCGGATGCGTCTCGGCGGTGATCGGCCGGTCCAACTCGGCGTAGATCGTGAAGTCGTGAAACGGCACCGCTGTGTAGGCGTCGATCGGCCGCTGCACCTCCGGCGGCAGGCTGCGGAAAATCGACGGGATCTGCGCGAAGTTGGCGTTGACGACGACCTTGTTCGCGCGCACCTCCCGGGTTTCACCCGTCGTGGTCTTGACGACCACGCCTTTGGCGATGTCGTTCTCGACGAGCACCTCGGTGACCTCGGTGCCGAGAAACAGCTCGCCGCCGTTGCGCCTCATCGAGTCGGCGAACGGGCGAACCAGCCCTTCGACGTGGTTCGGTTTGAAGGCGACGCAGTGCGCCTCGCTCATCCACCAGAACCGGAACGTGCTTAGCAAGCCGCCGGCGGAGAGATGCTGCATCGCCTCCTCGGCCTCGCACATGGTCGAGTTGGCGGCGATCGAGGCGAAGAAGCCGATCACCTGCGGATCGGTGCTGAGCTTGTCCTTGAAGTCGGAGAACGGAATGCACGACAGCGGTTCCCGGAACAGCTCCTGGTACGGTATCGCGGCAGCGTAGTTGAAGGCCTGGCTGAATGCCCGCTTGGTGGCGGCCGACAACGGTTGGGGGAAGAGGCTGTCGTAGTAACTGATCAGCGCCGACGC
Proteins encoded:
- a CDS encoding FAD-dependent oxidoreductase — encoded protein: MKAQYDVIVVGAGIGGVVCGACTAAGGLATAMFEKEDEVGGRIKLDQTSPGFTGFEHWVAFGQGWGGGAWYRAAREVDADVRFYEVPEPCLYYRGTGMRFQIAPRCASASALISYYDSLFPQPLSAATKRAFSQAFNYAAAIPYQELFREPLSCIPFSDFKDKLSTDPQVIGFFASIAANSTMCEAEEAMQHLSAGGLLSTFRFWWMSEAHCVAFKPNHVEGLVRPFADSMRRNGGELFLGTEVTEVLVENDIAKGVVVKTTTGETREVRANKVVVNANFAQIPSIFRSLPPEVQRPIDAYTAVPFHDFTIYAELDRPITAETHPVSVVDPKTGSNLLMIWSLSNAFPWNAPEGKQLIFASRVLPLDPRERERVRQTLKSEIDDIIDEVFPGYKKAVVAKHYASHYPLWHYQHTWYKKIPYRSQSVKNLFFVGDCVEPQWSMTVDAAASTGLFTGKSILRLEGR